The window ACAACTTATGGTGTTACTAGCAGGCCTGAGCCTTGTAAAAAGTCTGCTTTCATGTGGTTAGGTTTGAATTCCATTAATACTGATGGGTTGTGCCTGTTCTTCGGATTTAAAGTAAACGTGTTtctgcattttctttttctagtgTGCAGTGAAACAGTATCAAATGTGAACATGAATGTTCCTTTTGTTTCTATACCTCACTATTCAGTAACTTGTCCATTCTTTTATCTGTCAAAGAGCTTGCAGGGATATCAAATATTTAGTATGAGAGCTCTGTTTTTTTTATCCTAATACCATTTTGCTTGTCTCATTGGCTCTACCTGAATTCACAGAGAGAAAGACATTCTACAATGGATGGTGGAGGAAAGACCCCTTTGAAGCCTATCATATACTTCCAAACTTGGAGAGTTGGTATAGTATAATCTTATGGtgctaaatcaaataaatgGGTTTTCGTTTCTGCTATGTGTGGAGTGACTTAATGTGTAAATGTAAAATTCTTCATTTGCAGGTATTCTCTTTTTCGTTCTTGGAAATTGCCTAAACTTCATTTCCTTTGGTTATGCCGCTCAGGTCAGTACGTCGAGCCTTCTGATCTGAATAGGTTCAATTTCAACAAAATGGCATATTCCCTTGGACTCAAAATAACATTCCTCTATAAGAAAGCTCTAAGATTAAGAAGCTAGAATAAATGCATCTACACTTAATGTTGCGGGCTACTGGGCTTGATATGTTAAGTTTTATCCTTAACCCTTTTTTGTTGGTAAGTAGCTTTAGGAAGCTGGATAATGATTACTTgcttactttttattttaacaatCTTTTGTTGGGACACTCCAAAGCAATGGGGAATTTTTGGGATGAAGGAATTTTaggtttttaagtatttttctGATTACCACTGCATCTTTTGCAAGGTTGAACATTGTTCTTGTGTTTTAATAACTTTGTATGTTTCTTTTCTagcttatttcttttcctttcttacaTATTCCCTCTCTCTTATTCCTTTGCAGTCACTTCTTGCAGCCTTGGGATCTGTTCAGTTTGTATCCAACATTGCATTTGCCTTCTTCGTGTTAAACAAAATGGTTACCGTAAAGTATGTTTTAGTCTGAAGTGAGAGAGTTAAATTTTGATAACTAGAACTGAGTATTCACTTTTATGTCCCCGAATGTTGTCTCTAACTGTCTCAGTGTCATTGATATTGTTTCCAGGGTACTAGTTGCCACTGCATTTATAGTTCTtggaaatatttttcttgtcgcCTTTGGAAACCACCAGTCCCCTGGTATGTACCCTCACTTGATTTTAGACTTAATTGCATTAGCTTTGAAATCCTGATTGCATCCCTTGCTCCTGAGCATCAGCCAGATGAGGCaactgaaaaagaaagaagacatGCAACAATACatccatatatataaacattgagagagagagagagagagagagagagagagagagagagagagtagtTGTTCACGTGCATGCATGGAGACAGAGCTTTAGTTTCACtgattttattgcaaaatTCATGGGggttttctgttttcttttcagtttATACACCAGAGCAATTGGCAGAGAAATACAGCAACATAACATTTCTTCTTTACTGCCTGATTTTGATCTTAGTTGTTGCATTACATCACTCTATCTACAGGTGAGATTTGGGAGCCAGCTATTCTACTCATGCTACTGCACTTTATTTTAGCCATTTGTTTAATTGTTTGACATGCCTTAACATGCAAACATTCAGGAGAGGGGAACATCTCCTAGCGGTTTCTGGACAAGACCTTAGACCATATTGGAACATGCTGCTTCCTTTTTCATATGCTGTAGTTTCAGGTGCTGTGGGATCATGCTCGGTGTTATTTGCAAAATCTCTGTAAGTTGGCTGTTTTAAATGCAATTAATCTTTTGCGTAGAACTAGCATTGTGATTAATTCTAATTGCGAATTTCATGTGATCCAGTTCCAACCTTCTAAGGTTGGCGATGTCCAATGGTTATCAGTTGCACAGCTGGTTTACATACTCCATgttacttttatttcttagTACAGCTGGATTTTGGGTAAGAATTATGGCAGAACTTGTACTCTTATTCTGCTACCTTGAAGAgtgatttttggaaaattataCATGAGCTTTCATACTGCAGATGACACGGTTGAATGAAGGGCTGTCACTCTTTGATGCAATCCTTATTGTTCCCATGTTTCAAATTGCTTGGACTTTCTTCTCCATTTGTACAGGATTTATTTACTTTCAGGAATATCaggtctctctctctctctctctctctcacacacacacacacacacaacaaATGCATATTATGTCAAGATTCTTGGTTCAAATCACCTCACTCCCTGTCCCTgtgaattatttttcaatgtaATATAGCTTCAGTTCAGTAAGATCATTTTGCTGAACTTCTTGGAGAATTTCAATGCCTTTTTGTTCTGAGTAAATCCTAAattattgttgttttttttttatctgtaGCTGCCTTTTGCTGCTATTGGTTACAGGACAACCTTCTGTAATCTTGTTTTTCAATAAGTAGTTATCATTCATTAAAAAAGAACTAATTGGAAATTGATGGCATTTGTCCATTTGTCATGTAGCAAGGCTGTAAAGCTAATCGTGCAGGTAGTTTGCACAAGCCAGTATTCTTCAACTCTAGCCCCTACGTTCTGGATAATGGAATTAGATGACCTCAAAGGGtgtttttgtttaataaaacAGGTGTTCGATGCACTGAGGACAACTATGTTCATACTAGGAATGATGTCTGTGTTCATAGGCATTTCTTTATTGGCACCTGATGAGTCGAGAGGTACTTAAAGGAGTTTTATAATTCTGTTATAGAGCTTTTAAAAGTGGGAGCTTATTTTGACTTCCattttttaccctttttttagGCGGTGAAGTTAAGGATATAGATTCTGTTATGTCTTCAAGCAATTCGACTGAAACTGACAGGTAAAAAGTAGATTTCCTGGTGTTGTTGAACAACCTGTGATCCGTCATGGGTTGTGATAGATGAGAGCTAATGAAATGTTGACAAATGAACACATATTTGTGTTCCTTTACCTATGTTGAGGTTATAAAGGCTTACATGTACCTGCATTGTTATCTACTGAATTAGTTCTGTGGAAATTTGGTAATGGGAGTTAATTCATTTTTGTGCTATGTTAGATATTTGTTCATCTTTACTTAACCAACGGTTGTCATTTGTCCCCCTTCTAGGTTGATCTTGCCATCCGAAGATGTACAGAATAAAGagataaaatcatttacacaaggaatgatgatgaagatcACAGATATGCTAGCCAAGGCAAAGGTACTGCAAATTGGATTTTGACTAACCCTTTTACAAGATCATTGTAACACTAATATAGTGCTAAAGTTGACATTGGAATTCCCTTTGCAGATGACATGTTCGTTATCATTAGGTTTTGGGGAGGATTCGATCAATGCATCCGCAGTTCTTGTAATGCCTATGATGTCATCAAAGATAACAGGCTTTAGAGGAGGTGGGTTTGATCGGAGTCGGATATTCTCCATGAAAAATTCTAGTTGGAGTAGAGTTGCCATGGATGAAGATAGTGCAAAGATGTTGAATGGAGGACCGGTGCTCCCTCAAAGCATCCGATAGGGATAGCAGTgagcattgatttttttttttcttttctcatccTTGTTACCAGTAACAGGTTAGCTTTAGGATTGATTTGTTCTGTGAGATTTGTTGAGCATATTGTTGCTCATAGAAGCATCACACTCATACGTTTACTACGATGTATAGTCTTTGCTTACTTgattgaaaggaaaggaaaggaaatacTCCTTTTTCTTGGAGAATgtaattaagaaaaagaataccGCTGGAACGACATGTACCCTTGTCGGGTTATTCCAAAACAAATTGTTGAAGTTAGTACTATGTATTTTTGTCATCAATCGTTCTTACGTGCAGACAATGTGCCCCGTTTTTTGCCCTATATTCACATTAATGTCACTTTCAAAACTCGGAGCTTATCTATTTACAAATTACCTAGCAAAGAAAACGAGTGATGCTGTGGACTTAAGTTCTGTGAACCCTGAGTAAGGAATTAAGATTTATTGAATTTATGCTGACATTTATTGGACAGTGTAGTCAGATATTGATGGCATCAAGTCCATTTTTGTCAACTTAGATAAGTTTATTGTTATCCTGGATCTAAGCTCTGTTGGGATATACAGGATTCATCTCCGGTAACTTCTGGTGACCGTATATGCAAATTACAAGCACACTGGTCCATTGGATTGCATCTTTTTGAGCTTTTCTGATGTGGGGAAGTTGGCTTAAGCATTAAGAGTTTTCAGCTATTGTACACACAAGTGTCTACTAAGCGTTATCACCTGTTTTCAGTTAGGCCCACTCCAAAAGCTTTCACCAAACTAGCAATTTAATGGGTATATTGTAAAGGTTGTCCCAAGTATACCAGAAACATTTTCCATGGAATCCAGCTTCATTGAACTAAAAGTGATTTCCTGCAAGGATCTGAAAGCATTCAATTTCTTCCAGAAACTCTCAGTCTATGCCCTCGTTTCCATTGCCAGTGATGATGACAAGAAAGTTGTTGAGAAGCAGCAACGACAGAGGACACCGACCGACAGAGAAGGGGATGGAAATCCAGAGTGGAACCACACGATACGGTTAGAGGTGAGTCAGGCCTTGTTTCAGGATTGCGATAACCTCTTTATTCACTTTGATCTGCGCCATGAAGGAGTCATGTTCGGAGACAAAACTATTGGAGAAGTTCGTGTTCCCTTCAGGGATGTGATCCAAGAGTCTAATGGAGTTGTTAGATTCGTGATTTACGAGGTCCGGACCACAGACGGCAAGTCCAATGGAGTATTGAACTTCTCCTTTAAGGTTAATGGAAAGGATCAAGGTTTAGGGACAGACTCCCCAGCGAGCCAGATAGCTGGCTATCCGGTAATTCATTACTCTCCTGAGACTCAGTTTTCTTCATCAGAAGCTCATAGCGAATCGCCAACAGTCCACTACCCATTTCTAGAATTAG is drawn from Theobroma cacao cultivar B97-61/B2 chromosome 4, Criollo_cocoa_genome_V2, whole genome shotgun sequence and contains these coding sequences:
- the LOC18601167 gene encoding probable magnesium transporter NIPA8 isoform X1, coding for MGEWVIGAFINLFGSIAINFGTNLLKLGHNERERHSTMDGGGKTPLKPIIYFQTWRVGILFFVLGNCLNFISFGYAAQSLLAALGSVQFVSNIAFAFFVLNKMVTVKVLVATAFIVLGNIFLVAFGNHQSPVYTPEQLAEKYSNITFLLYCLILILVVALHHSIYRRGEHLLAVSGQDLRPYWNMLLPFSYAVVSGAVGSCSVLFAKSLSNLLRLAMSNGYQLHSWFTYSMLLLFLSTAGFWMTRLNEGLSLFDAILIVPMFQIAWTFFSICTGFIYFQEYQAVKLIVQVFDALRTTMFILGMMSVFIGISLLAPDESRGGEVKDIDSVMSSSNSTETDRLILPSEDVQNKEIKSFTQGMMMKITDMLAKAKMTCSLSLGFGEDSINASAVLVMPMMSSKITGFRGGGFDRSRIFSMKNSSWSRVAMDEDSAKMLNGGPVLPQSIR
- the LOC18601167 gene encoding probable magnesium transporter NIPA8 isoform X2 — encoded protein: MGEWVIGAFINLFGSIAINFGTNLLKLGHNERERHSTMDGGGKTPLKPIIYFQTWRVGILFFVLGNCLNFISFGYAAQSLLAALGSVQFVSNIAFAFFVLNKMVTVKVLVATAFIVLGNIFLVAFGNHQSPVYTPEQLAEKYSNITFLLYCLILILVVALHHSIYRRGEHLLAVSGQDLRPYWNMLLPFSYAVVSGAVGSCSVLFAKSLSNLLRLAMSNGYQLHSWFTYSMLLLFLSTAGFWMTRLNEGLSLFDAILIVPMFQIAWTFFSICTGFIYFQEYQVFDALRTTMFILGMMSVFIGISLLAPDESRGGEVKDIDSVMSSSNSTETDRLILPSEDVQNKEIKSFTQGMMMKITDMLAKAKMTCSLSLGFGEDSINASAVLVMPMMSSKITGFRGGGFDRSRIFSMKNSSWSRVAMDEDSAKMLNGGPVLPQSIR
- the LOC18601168 gene encoding uncharacterized protein LOC18601168 is translated as MESSFIELKVISCKDLKAFNFFQKLSVYALVSIASDDDKKVVEKQQRQRTPTDREGDGNPEWNHTIRLEVSQALFQDCDNLFIHFDLRHEGVMFGDKTIGEVRVPFRDVIQESNGVVRFVIYEVRTTDGKSNGVLNFSFKVNGKDQGLGTDSPASQIAGYPVIHYSPETQFSSSEAHSESPTVHYPFLELENMSQGSQLQPSLSGNQDPFQEKHFMPQNAYYQLPPPPPLMPPLPHPHPPPPPRAPFPHGPCYYPPPPGANPWGSGPYVGAYGYSTHGSQLGSADGHLETWPTGWQGVENRHSSSWNGR